GCGCCTGTGCGCCTCAGTGAGTGTGCCAGCTGGCTTGCTTGCGCCCTGTGACTTTTCCTTGTGTGTTTCCCATCTCTATTGAGGgcttgccccccccccctcctgcccTTCTCTGCGTGCGGGAAAGCTGGTCTCTCTCGcaccggtggtggtgatggggggagggggggcaccACTTTCTACACTGAGGGCCCCGAGACAGCGTAATTGCTTCACAAGACACGTGAGGCGGGCCAAAGAACAGCCGCAACAAAAAAGGTACGGAAAACGAGCGGAGGGGATTGAATGCGGTGAACACGAAAAACGAGAACGGAAAGTGACACGCAGGCTCTCAGGGAGCGGATGGGCGAAGGAGCTGTcaaggagcaggaggcggccggGCTAGCAGGAGAGACGTGGGAGCCCGCAAGCAAGGAGGGCACAGAAGTGGGCAGGACTCTTATAGAGTTACGGGCTTGAATGACCTCGACTCGTGTTCGACTCCTctgagagagcgagaagatAACTTTACAACGAGGAGAGCAGACGTGCCAGTCGGCCACGTGCTGCACAGCCGCCCCGCTCCTTTCGGCTtcccatttttttttttgcaggACTCTCCTTTGGTAtgctgccgcggcctcctctcctgttgttctcctctcttcttcccgCTCTTCCTGATCTTTCCTGGTGATAAAGTTTGTTTCGCCTAAGACAGATACACGCAACAGACGGAATCTCATGCGCGCGCTCCCTCTTATCGTCGTCCACGTCTTTTCTCTCAAGCCTTGCCACGCATATGGGATCAGAAAACATATCGGCGCGGCTGGAGTCTcgtgctctctccctcctctcacTTTCTGCCTGCGTATGCGTTCTGGCGCACCTCCGAGAGCGGTGACGTGTGACGACTCTTTCTTGAGTATTAAATAATTTCTCGTTGAGTCTTCTCAGATTAGCAAGGGAAAACAGAAAACTCGAGCCATGTAGGGAAGCCGCTTCCGGCCGTGAGGCGCGACAGATAGCCATGACGCACGCGTGTaggcgcgtgcggcggactcgttgctgccgccgacaAGGACAGGGAAGTAGCGCACAGGCGCGTGAACCCaccgtgcccccccccccgccggGCGCACGTTACGTAGGAGCCGCCTTGTGCAAGTTTCTGCCACTCAAAGAGAGGAATGCGTGGACCCCTTATCggttctctctttctcttgcctTTTACTCCACACACATGATGTGCGCTTGTATGGGCGCAACGCTGCGCCCTTCAACCTTCTTCCGTCCTCGCCTTCATCTGTCGAATTCATCATCcctgcctctgcctctccttgTTTGCGTGTTCGCATGCTGCCTTCCGAGAACTGTCACAGCATACGTACCCGCCAACGAACCTCATTCATCTTCCCTCCATCGCACGGCGGTGCCACCTGGCGCACATATCATGGGTAGTCACTCCAAAAAAAGCGGcaagggcggtggcggcgcgcatgcgcggcaggcccggcagaggcagcagggTCAGGCAAAGGTGCTCAAGAAGGACCTTGGCGTGCCTGACCTAAAggacgtggcgcagcgcctgaCGCAAAcagcacagcggcgcacgcacagcgtCTTGAGCATTCCGCACATGCACGGCGCCGAGGAGGTCGGTGGGTCTCGGCTGAGTAACAGCGGCGTGAGCGGCGGATGTCTTCGCCTCACCAACCTCatgcgcggtggtggcgctttCGGGAAAGGCGGCGTCTGCTCTCAGATTCGCGGCAAGGCCCTGCAGCAGGTCGCTCAGAGCGCAGAGGGCGCCGGCAGGACCGAGTCGACCTTGGcggaccgccgccgcgagatGCTGACGCTGGCGCTTCGTACCTCAGAGAAAGTGCATGACTACGAGGCCCCAATGCAGCTGTTTTGCCAGGACGGCGCCAGCGAGGgctgcgcggaggaggacaacgTGTGGCTGGAGGATACGACGCGCCGCGGGCAGGATCGCTCGCTGCAGCGTTTCTATAAAGAGTTTCATCGCGTCGTCGAGAACTgcgatgtgctgctgcaggtgctggatGCCCGCGACCCGCTCGGCTGCCGACTTACGCAGCTCGAGAAGAACATTCGCTCAACCTACGGTGAGGAGCGGAAGAAGATGGTTGTGGTGCTGAACAAGGTAGACTTGCTGCCGTCGAAGGAGGTTCTGGATGCGTGGATCCACTATTttgagcagcaggagcagctcaTGTGCATTCCGTTCGCAGCCAACGCCAAAGGCTCACTGGGGCAAACGTACGTCACGAACCTGTTTCGGCGGTTGCGCTCAGTcgcccgcagcggcgagacgGGCGAGCGCAAGGCTATTGTTGTTGGGGTGATCGGATACCCGAACGTAGGGAAGAGCTCCATCATTAATGCGCTAAAGCGCAAGCACGTTGTCGGCGTCGGCAACATGCCCGGGTTCACGACAGGAAACAccgaggtggagctgcggTCTGACATCCGCGTGATGGACTGCCCCGG
This genomic stretch from Leishmania infantum JPCM5 genome chromosome 33 harbors:
- a CDS encoding putative ras-like small GTPases, giving the protein MGSHSKKSGKGGGGAHARQARQRQQGQAKVLKKDLGVPDLKDVAQRLTQTAQRRTHSVLSIPHMHGAEEVGGSRLSNSGVSGGCLRLTNLMRGGGAFGKGGVCSQIRGKALQQVAQSAEGAGRTESTLADRRREMLTLALRTSEKVHDYEAPMQLFCQDGASEGCAEEDNVWLEDTTRRGQDRSLQRFYKEFHRVVENCDVLLQVLDARDPLGCRLTQLEKNIRSTYGEERKKMVVVLNKVDLLPSKEVLDAWIHYFEQQEQLMCIPFAANAKGSLGQTYVTNLFRRLRSVARSGETGERKAIVVGVIGYPNVGKSSIINALKRKHVVGVGNMPGFTTGNTEVELRSDIRVMDCPGVVSPGEDSGDVVLRNAIRVSELVNPFLPVQRLLQRCTAVQQADDHANTDVATHQALRNSGLHPLALFYGISQFRENDVMDFIEQVGMRRGRLTRGGQVDEESTARMILADWNDGRIPYYTYPPAVDELFLRSDDAYRAVNSSGCLGGGAEESSTQAELVSAKARGVTLDGLPTFHLHMDLIEQQQQRTKKRWKQSDVPYDDPDGDDGDEML